In Amaranthus tricolor cultivar Red isolate AtriRed21 chromosome 5, ASM2621246v1, whole genome shotgun sequence, a genomic segment contains:
- the LOC130813804 gene encoding subtilisin-like protease SBT1.5, which yields MPKPKPFLICLLLTLITIPIHSIPTTSKLEQRTFIIRVNYEAKPSIFPSHQHWYQSSLNSISSSLNPPKQIQILHTYDTLFHGFSAHLTDPEANLLSKQPHILDLIPEQVRDIHTTRSPLFLGLQPSSNTSSLLEESDFGSDLVIGVLDTGIWPEHPSFNDRDLTAIPAKWRGYCPSDFPCNKKIIGARFFCEGYEATNGKMNGSTEIRSPRDSDGHGTHTASISAGRYVFPADTLGYAKGIAAGMAPKARLAVYKVCWTSGCYDSDILKAFEQAVIDGVDVISLSVGGVVVPYYLDTIAIAAFGAVKNGVFVSASAGNGGPGGSSVTNVAPWVTTVGAGSIDRDFPAEVLLGNGKRVLGMSVYSGPGFRPGKLYPIFYAGNRDGGGGSEGGDGYSGSLCLDGSLDPDLVKGKIVLCDRGINSRVAKGQVVKDAGGIGMILANAVFDGEGLVADCHVLPATAVGSASGDVIRRYIGSSLKKSVVPTATIIFHGTRVGVRPAPVVAAFSARGPNPQTPEILKPDLIAPGLNILASWTQRIGPSGLTVDNRRAEFNILSGTSMACPHVSGLAALLKAAHPEWSPAAIRSALMTTAYTVDNQGGIMKDESTGNESTVMDYGAGHVHPQKAMDPGLVYDLTTYDYIDFLCNSNYTINNIELITKKKRDCRDAKRAGHVGNLNYPTISYVFVQYGQHKMSSHSIRIATNVGDPTSVYKVKINPPMDTNVTVEPEQLSFRRVGQKLNFLVRVQVESIKLSAGSSVTKSGSIVWSDGKHTVTSPLIVTMQQPL from the coding sequence ATGCCAAAACCAAAACCTTTCCTCATATGTCTCCTCCTCACTCTCATCACCATTCCAATACACTCAATCCCAACCACTTCAAAACTAGAACAAAGAACCTTCATTATTAGAGTAAACTATGAAGCTAAACCCTCAATTTTCCCTTCTCATCAACATTGGTATCAATCATCCTTAAATTCAATCTCATCATCCCTGAACCCACCAAAACAAATCCAAATCCTCCATACTTATGACACTCTTTTTCATGGTTTCTCTGCTCATTTAACAGACCCAGAAGCTAATCTCCTCTCTAAACAACCTCATATTCTCGATTTAATCCCAGAACAAGTCCGTGATATTCACACCACTCGTTCCCCTCTCTTCCTCGGCCTCCAACCCTCCTCAAACACCTCCTCATTACTAGAAGAATCCGATTTCGGGTCGGACCTTGTTATTGGTGTTTTGGATACCGGTATTTGGCCCGAACACCCGAGTTTTAACGACCGAGATCTCACCGCTATTCCTGCTAAATGGAGAGGGTATTGCCCTTCTGATTTCCCATGCAACAAAAAAATCATCGGCGCTAGATTTTTTTGTGAAGGGTATGAAGCTACTAATGGGAAAATGAATGGGTCTACGGAGATACGTTCTCCGAGGGATTCTGATGGGCATGGGACCCACACTGCCTCTATTTCCGCCGGAAGGTATGTGTTTCCGGCGGATACTCTTGGGTATGCTAAGGGTATAGCCGCAGGAATGGCTCCTAAGGCTAGATTGGCGGTTTATAAAGTTTGTTGGACTTCTGGGTGTTATGATTCCGACATTCTTAAGGCGTTTGAACAAGCGGTGATTGATGGTGTTGATGTAATTTCTTTATCAGTTGGAGGTGTTGTTGTCCCTTATTATTTAGATACTATTGCAATTGCTGCTTTTGGGGCTGTTAAAAATGGTGTATTTGTCTCTGCTTCTGCCGGAAATGGTGGACCCGGCGGTTCCTCTGTTACGAATGTTGCTCCGTGGGTTACAACCGTCGGTGCTGGTTCGATTGATAGGGATTTTCCGGCTGAGGTTTTGTTGGGTAATGGTAAAAGGGTGTTGGGTATGAGTGTTTATAGTGGGCCCGGGTTTCGGCCCGGGAAGTTGTACCCTATTTTTTATGCTGGTAATAGGgatggtggtggtggtagtGAAGGGGGTGATGGGTATTCGGGTTCTTTGTGTTTGGACGGGTCGTTGGATCCGGATTTGGTTAAAGGAAAGATTGTGTTGTGTGATAGAGGGATTAATtctagagttgctaaaggacaAGTTGTTAAAGATGCGGGTGGCATTGGAATGATTCTTGCTAATGCTGTTTTTGATGGTGAAGGATTAGTGGCTGATTGCCACGTGTTGCCTGCCACTGCCGTTGGATCTGCTAGTGGTGATGTCATTCGAAGGTATATTGGTAGTAGTTTGAAAAAATCAGTTGTACCGACGGCTACAATAATTTTTCATGGTACACGTGTTGGGGTTCGGCCCGCTCCGGTAGTTGCCGCGTTTTCAGCCCGTGGCCCGAACCCACAAACTCCTGAGATTCTGAAGCCTGATTTAATTGCACCCGGGTTGAATATATTAGCCTCATGGACCCAACGGATAGGTCCGTCGGGTTTGACTGTGGATAACCGACGGGCTGAGTTTAATATATTGTCGGGTACCTCAATGGCTTGTCCTCATGTGTCGGGGCTTGCTGCCTTGTTAAAGGCAGCTCACCCTGAATGGAGTCCGGCTGCCATCAGGTCTGCCCTTATGACCACAGCTTACACGGTGGACAACCAGGGCGGTATCATGAAAGATGAATCAACCGGGAATGAGTCCACCGTGATGGATTATGGGGCGGGTCATGTCCACCCACAAAAAGCGATGGACCCAGGTTTAGTTTACGACCTTACGACCTATGATTACATAGACTTCCTTTGTAACTCTAATTATACAATCAACAACATTGAGCTAATAACCAAGAAAAAAAGGGACTGTCGAGACGCCAAACGGGCGGGTCACGTGGGTAACTTGAATTACCCAACAATATCATATGTTTTTGTACAATATGGACAACATAAAATGTCTAGCCATTCTATAAGAATTGCAACAAATGTAGGAGATCCAACATCAGTTTATAAAGTCAAGATCAATCCGCCCATGGACACAAATGTGACTGTGGAACCTGAGCAGCTCAGTTTCAGACGGGTCGGACAGAAACTGAACTTTTTGGTTCGGGTTCAGGTTGAGTCAATCAAACTATCCGCCGGGTCATCCGTAACAAAAAGTGGGTCCATAGTATGGTCTGATGGGAAGCATACGGTAACAAGTCCATTAATTGTAACAATGCAGCAACCACTTTAA
- the LOC130813579 gene encoding E3 ubiquitin-protein ligase RSL1-like: protein MAFLDEDGIDLFVDEAYLLALINEEPIPISDEKYALELTLQEAIYSSSSFSPIPPLLLSPKKKIKTEIKSEIKTEIKTEYDEQYKEMGESSKTHLIFCGICMEHKSYSEIFMGLSKCTHTFCIDCVLKYMASKINENIGSVKCPDPKCKQVFEPEKCSSILPKEIFERWENALFEAMIPGYQKFYCPYKDCSALMVDDGGIEVRSSECPSCKRLFCARCQVRWHEGITCEEFDALGTDERDKDDVMVFKMAKDNKWRRCPNCRIHIEKTQGCQHMSCSLKASARRNMTS from the exons ATGGCTTTTTTAGACGAAGACGGCATTGATTTATTTGTAGATGAAGCTTACCTTTTAGCCTTAATCAATGAAGAACCCATCCCCATTTCCGATGAAAAATACGCTCTTGAACTTACCCTTCAAGAAGCTatctattcttcttcttctttttctcctaTCCCTCCTTTGCTTTTAAGTcccaaaaaaaagattaaaacagAGATCAAATCAGAGATCAAAACAGAGATCAAAACAGAGTATGATGAACAGTACAAAGAAATGGGTGAATCCTCTAAAACACACCTTATTTTCTGTGGAATTTGCATGGAACACAAATCCTATTCAGAAATATTCATGGGCTTATCAAAATGTACCCACACATTTTGCATTGATTGTGTTCTAAAATACATGGcatcaaaaatcaatgaaaatatTGGTTCAGTAAAATGCCCAGACCCGAAATGTAAACAAGTATTTGAACCCGAAAAATGTAGTTCAATTTTACCAAAAGAGATATTTGAGAGATGGGAAAATGCATTATTTGAAGCAATGATTCCTGGGTATCAGAAATTCTACTGTCCTTATAAAGATTGTTCTGCATTAATGGTTGATGATGGAGGAATAGAAGTGAGATCATCTGAGTGTCCTAGTTGTAAGAGATTGTTTTGTGCTCGTTGTCAGGTTCGTTGGCACGAGGGAATCACGTGTGAGGAGTTTGATGCTTTGGGGACAGATGAAAGGGATAAAGATGATGTTATGGTGTTTAAGATGGCTAAGGATAATAAGTGGAGAAGGTGCCCAAATTGTAGGATTCATATTGAGAAGACTCAAGGGTGTCAACATATGAGTTGCAG TCTGAAGGCTAGTGCTCGAAGGAACATGACTTCTTAA
- the LOC130813805 gene encoding AT-rich interactive domain-containing protein 4-like: protein MLNCSSNGNIQGSLKQNCSVLAVVCDSKVGIGETKDRLRYPFPELASSSRLEIRTLKNPSLDEFGRTLESWKPNMVYLQGQLLPNDEIGSLVWDGVVISNVEVVAEVFSHVLPTMVYLEIPNAEMLADAIHSKGVPYVILWQNAFTSFAAAHFRHAFFSVVQSSPCHTWDAFQLAHASFRLHCIRNNSVLPRNSQKSGGKLGPSLLGEAPIIEVGLPEVDDGEEEDDFESNLSSVKIHDDDVSVRFLICGVACSLDAYLLGCLEDGLNALLGIEMRGSKLQNRFSAPPPPQQAATFSRGVVTMKCDISTCTAAHISLLVSGSAQTCFDDQQLEKHIKKEAVERNQLIQAISSFEENKPPSFEPRTSVSIACGATVFEVCLKAPSWTLQVLRQLAPESSYRSLVALGVASIQGLAVASFQKDDAERLLFFCTRKDKDQHPLNSDLITPPSWLRPPPPSRKISERGEGSSPCSHNSLLSENQVGMKRSKLEDKETRCFNGAYTPVAPIRHKLNVAAMRPIPQTKIPFSGIVPTDNYDTGQVKPSLPTVPLTKNSVFALSAAPNRRASNAYQTKPIITLNSIPLKKHGCGRPPIQLCSEEEFLKDVMQFLLHRGHTRLIPQGGLAEFPDAILNSKRLDVYNLYREVVSRGGFHVGNGINWKGQVFSKMRNYTATNKMTGVGNTLKRHYETYLLEYELAHDDVDGECCLLCHSSAAGDWVNCGICKEWAHFGCDRRQGLGAFKDYAKTDGLEYICPHCSVTNFRNKLHKPSNGYSEGLTYSRHV from the exons ATGCTGAATTGTAGCAGTAATGGCAATATTCAAGGGAGTTTGAAGCAAAATTGCAGTGTTCTTGCAGTTGTTTGTGATAGTAAGGTTGGGATAGGCGAAACCAAGGATCGATTAAGGTATCCTTTTCCTGAGCTAGCATCTTCTAGCCGGTTAGAG ATCAGGACATTGAAAAACCCAAGCTTGGATGAGTTTGGAAGAACCCTTGAATCATGGAAGCCAAACATGGTGTATTTACAAGGGCAGCTATTGCCAAATGATGAAATTGGGTCCTTAGTGTGGGATGGTGTTGTTATTTCTAATGTTGAAGTGGTGGCTGAGGTTTTTAGTCATGTATTGCCTACCATG GTTTATCTAGAGATCCCAAATGCTGAAATGTTGGCAGACGCTATTCATTCTAAG GGAGTTCCATATGTCATATTATGGCAGAATGCATTTACTAGTTTTGCTGCTGCTCATTTCCGGCACGCATTTTTTTCAGTTGTACAGAG TTCCCCATGCCATACCTGGGATGCTTTCCAACTGGCACATGCATCATTTAGACTTCATTGCATCCGAAACAATTCTGTGCTTCCACGAAACAGCCAAAAGTCTGGTGGTAAACTTGGTCCTTCTCTTCTCGGCGAGGCTCCTATCATTGAAGTTGGTTTGCCCGAGGTTGATGATGGCGAAGAAGAAGATGACTTTGAAAGTAATCTATCTTCTGTAAAGATCCATGATGATGATGTGAGCGTGAGATTTCTGATATGTGGGGTTGCATGCTCATTG GATGCATATTTGTTGGGATGCTTGGAAGATGGACTGAATGCTCTTTTGGGAATAGAA ATGCGTGGAAGCAAGCTTCAGAACCGTTTTAG TGCCCCACCGCCACCACAGCAGGCAGCAACATTCTCACGTGGTGTTGTGACCATGAAATGTGATATTTCTACGTGTACCGCAGCTCATATCTCTCTTTTGGTGTCTGGAAGTGCACAGACTTGTTTTGATGATCAG CAATTGGAAAAACATATAAAGAAGGAGGCCGTTGAAAGAAATCAGCTCATACAGGCAATATCTTCTTTCGAAGAAAATAAACCACCTTCGTTTGAGCCTCGAACATCCGTCTCAATTGCTTGTGGAGCAACAGTTTTTGAAGTATGCTTGAAAGCACCTTCTTGGACCCTGCAG GTATTGCGGCAGCTAGCACCCGAAAGTTCTTACCGTAGTCTGGTAGCCCTTGGTGTTGCAAGCATTCAAGGACTGGCTGTTGCTTCATTTCAGAAAGATGACGCTGAACGCCTTCTGTTTTTCTGTACGAGAAAAGATAAAGATCAGCATCCACTTAACAGTGATCTCATTACTCCACCGAGTTGGTTGAGACCACCCCCTCCAAGCAGAAAGATTTCTGAACGAGGTGAAGGATCAAGCCCTTGTTCACATAACAGTTTGCTTTCTGAAAATCAAGTGGGTATGAAAAGATCTAAGCTGGAAGATAAAGAAACTCGATGTTTTAATGGGGCTTATACTCCTGTTGCACCCATCCGGCATAAGTTAAATGTAGCGGCAATGAGGCCCATACCTCAAACTAAGATACCCTTTTCGGGCATAGTGCCCACAGATAATTATGACACAGGACAAGTTAAACCTAGTTTGCCTACTGTTCCACTAACAAAGAATAGTGTCTTTGCATTAAGTGCTGCACCAAACAGAAGAGCTTCAAATGCATATCAGACCAAGCcgattataactttaaattcgaTTCCTCTGAAGAAACATGGTTGTGGTAGACCACCTATCCAGTTATGCTCTGAG GAGGAATTCTTGAAAGATGTTATGcaatttcttcttcatcgtGGGCACACTCGGCTCATTCCTCAAGGTGGGCTTGCAGAGTTCCCCGATGCCATCCTCAACTCTAAGCGGCTGGATGTATACAACTTGTATAGAGAG GTTGTTTCAAGAGGAGGCTTTCATGTCGGTAACGGCATCAATTGGAAAGGGCAAGTTTTCTCCAAGATGCGGAACTATACTGCCACGAATAAAATGACC GGTGTTGGAAACACACTTAAACGACATTACGAAACTTACCTGTTGGAATATGAATTAGCACACGACGACGTAGATGGAGAATGCTGCTTACTTTGCCACAG TAGTGCAGCTGGTGACTGGGTGAATTGTGGTATATGCAAAGAGTGGGCCCACTTTGGTTGTGATAGACGGCAAGGTCTTGGCGCTTTCAAG GATTATGCAAAAACAGATGGATTGGAGTATATATGTCCACATTGCAGTGTGACAAATTTCAGGAATAAGTTGCACAAGCCCTCAAATGGATATTCAGAGGGCTTAACGTATTCAAGACATGTgtga
- the LOC130813580 gene encoding uncharacterized protein LOC130813580, with protein sequence MYDYIHIDEKWFYLTKKTQRVYLAHKETVPYRAAKSSKFIPKAMFFGAVARPRWNRFGQCTFDGKIGIFPFINMVPAQRDSKNRPRGSIEIKPTESVNQEVYRSMLIQQLIPAILRKWPSDGPSIIFIQQDNARVHITNDDPIWQQHNRQGGLTFILTQQPPNSPDCIILDLGFFRSMQSLMHKKMPKNITELITAVEDAFGELHPKTLTNVWISLQLHLNEILKVKGSNDYIQPHFGTKVEEDNGRLRIQVRIPTQLVREAIAFLNPNRDQQLTQALTENEDAAQTTEIIQEAYDQAVEETQG encoded by the coding sequence ATGTACGATTATATTCACATTGACGAgaagtggttttatttaaccaAGAAAACGCAAAGGGTTTATTTAGCACACAAAGAAACGGTCCCATATAGGGCAGCAAAGTCATCAAAGTTCATACCTAAGGCCATGTTCTTCGGGGCCGTTGCTAGGCCTAGATGGAATCGTTTTGGTCAATGCACGTTTGATGGGAAAATTGGAATTTTCCCTTTTATTAATATGGTGCCAGCACAAAGAGATTCAAAGAATCGACCAAGGGGTTCAATTGAAATTAAACCAACCGAATCAGTTAATCAAGAAGTTTATAGGAGTATGCTCATACAACAATTGATTCCGGCTATACTAAGAAAATGGCCAAGTGATGGAccttctattatttttattcaacaagataatgcaagggTTCATATCACAAACGATGATCCAATATGGCAACAACACAATAGGCAAGGGGGTTTAACTTTCATTCTTACTCAACAACCTCCAAATAGTCCGGATTGTATTATTCTAGACTTGGGTTTCTTTAGGAGCATGCAATCACTTATGCATAAAAAGATGCCCAAAAACATTACAGAATTAATCACAGCAGTTGAGGATGCATTCGGAGAGTTACATCCAAAGACCTTAACTAATGTGTGGATCTCATTACAACTCCATTTAAATGAGATTTTAAAAGTTAAGGGGTCTAATGACTATATACAACCCCACTTTGGAACgaaggttgaagaagacaatggcaGGTTAAGGATTCAAGTGAGAATCCCAACACAATTGGTTAGAGAAGCTATAGCTTTTCTTAACCCAAACAGGGATCAGCAACTAACACAAGCATTAACAGAAAATGAGGATGCTGCACAAACAACAGAGATCATTCAAGAAGCTTATGATCAGGCAGTTGAAGAAACTCAAGGATGA